In Streptomyces sp. NBC_00483, a single window of DNA contains:
- a CDS encoding fatty acid desaturase family protein: MSSLDGTPRPLAAAPEGTPNMPEITRLVREAGLLDSQPGYYALKITANLLLLAAGWTCFALLGDSWWQLAVAAFLAACWGQTDLIGHDAGHRQIFRTRRAGEVIGYTHGNLLTGVSFGWWVAHHTKHHNYPNHLSLDPDILRRQVIFDAKDSAKRTGAVGRYIVRHQAWMFYVLILMEGLRLHASGYVAARKGALKRHVALDLALLTLHLAAYLTAVLMVLPAVLAVAFIVVHQALFGFYMGLLFAPNHKGQPVRDGTEEELDWLTRQVITSRNLAPHRITDFFYGGLNYQIEHHLFPSMPRRNLRRAQPLVKDYLVRGGLPYAEERLLRSYLMVADHLGTVSRAAAGPDRASSPREAR; the protein is encoded by the coding sequence ATGAGCTCCCTGGACGGCACCCCCCGCCCCCTGGCCGCGGCGCCGGAAGGCACCCCGAACATGCCGGAGATCACCCGCCTGGTGCGGGAAGCCGGCCTCCTGGACTCCCAACCCGGCTACTACGCCTTAAAGATCACCGCGAACCTGTTGCTCCTCGCCGCCGGCTGGACCTGCTTCGCGTTGCTCGGCGACAGCTGGTGGCAACTGGCCGTGGCGGCCTTCCTCGCGGCGTGCTGGGGCCAGACCGACCTCATCGGGCACGACGCGGGACACCGCCAGATCTTCCGGACCCGGCGGGCCGGCGAGGTGATCGGGTACACCCACGGCAATCTGCTCACCGGCGTGAGCTTCGGCTGGTGGGTCGCCCACCACACCAAGCACCACAACTACCCCAACCACCTCTCGCTGGACCCGGACATCCTCCGCCGACAGGTGATCTTCGACGCCAAGGACAGCGCAAAACGCACCGGAGCCGTCGGCCGGTACATCGTGCGGCACCAGGCGTGGATGTTCTACGTGCTCATCCTCATGGAAGGACTGCGCCTGCACGCCTCCGGGTACGTGGCGGCACGCAAGGGCGCACTGAAGCGTCATGTCGCCCTCGACCTGGCCCTGCTGACACTCCATCTGGCGGCCTATCTGACCGCGGTCCTCATGGTCCTCCCGGCGGTCCTCGCCGTGGCCTTCATCGTCGTCCACCAGGCGCTCTTCGGCTTCTACATGGGCCTGCTCTTCGCCCCCAACCACAAGGGCCAGCCCGTACGCGACGGTACGGAGGAGGAACTCGACTGGCTCACCCGGCAGGTGATCACCTCGCGCAATCTGGCACCCCACCGGATCACGGACTTCTTCTACGGCGGGCTCAACTACCAGATCGAGCACCACCTGTTCCCGTCCATGCCGCGCAGGAATCTGCGCCGCGCCCAGCCGCTGGTGAAGGACTACCTGGTGCGTGGCGGCCTGCCGTACGCCGAGGAGCGGCTGCTGCGCTCCTACCTCATGGTCGCCGACCACCTCGGTACGGTCAGCCGGGCCGCGGCCGGTCCCGACCGCGCCTCGTCGCCCCGGGAAGCTCGGTGA
- a CDS encoding beta-ketoacyl-[acyl-carrier-protein] synthase family protein — MTAAAGGYDAAVTGIGMVTAAGLDTAASWDRIKAASGTAAGRVPALAGIPADIGCWIPDFDPAAVIGARKAWRLDRSSQFAVAAAAEALADAGLRPADWEGDAGARVGVVLGSGIGGAGTWEKQHGVLLDQGPGKVSAMLIPMLAINMPAGHIAMEIGARGPNFVTATACASGATAVGAARELLRGGHCDVVLTGGTEACLVPSIISGFQQMGALSGRRDDPTAASRPFDVDRDGFVPAEGAAVLVLERPESARARGARIRAHISGYGASADAYNATAPEPRGAGAELALRAALKDAGVAPHAVDHVNAHGTATPLNDLMEARLIRRVLGGRPAVTSVKGVTGHSLGASGAVEVAVAALTMEQQLIPPTANLDSQDPRIDLDVVAKEARPADVEVAVSNSFGFGGQNAVVLLTRP, encoded by the coding sequence ATGACCGCGGCCGCCGGCGGGTACGACGCGGCGGTCACGGGCATCGGCATGGTGACCGCCGCCGGCCTCGACACCGCCGCGTCCTGGGACCGCATCAAGGCCGCGTCCGGCACCGCCGCGGGGCGGGTGCCCGCGCTCGCGGGAATCCCCGCCGACATCGGCTGCTGGATACCCGACTTCGATCCGGCCGCCGTGATCGGCGCACGCAAGGCGTGGCGCCTGGACCGCAGCAGCCAGTTCGCGGTCGCCGCCGCGGCCGAAGCTCTCGCGGACGCGGGCCTCCGTCCGGCGGACTGGGAGGGCGACGCGGGCGCGCGGGTGGGCGTGGTGCTGGGCAGCGGCATCGGCGGCGCCGGGACCTGGGAGAAGCAGCACGGCGTGCTGCTGGATCAGGGGCCGGGGAAGGTGTCCGCCATGCTGATCCCCATGCTCGCGATCAACATGCCGGCGGGCCATATCGCCATGGAGATCGGTGCCCGCGGGCCCAACTTCGTGACGGCCACCGCCTGCGCGTCGGGCGCCACCGCCGTGGGCGCGGCGCGCGAACTGCTGCGTGGCGGGCACTGCGACGTGGTGCTCACGGGCGGCACCGAGGCGTGTCTCGTGCCCTCCATCATCTCGGGCTTTCAGCAGATGGGCGCGCTGTCCGGGCGCCGCGACGACCCCACGGCGGCCTCCCGCCCGTTCGACGTCGACCGCGACGGCTTCGTGCCGGCCGAGGGCGCCGCCGTCCTGGTCCTCGAGCGCCCGGAGAGCGCCCGGGCCCGCGGAGCGCGCATCCGCGCCCACATCAGCGGATACGGGGCCTCGGCGGATGCCTACAACGCCACCGCGCCGGAACCCCGGGGCGCCGGCGCGGAGTTGGCTCTGCGCGCGGCCCTGAAGGACGCGGGAGTGGCCCCGCACGCGGTGGACCATGTCAACGCTCATGGCACCGCGACACCCCTGAACGACCTGATGGAGGCCCGGCTGATCCGCCGGGTCCTCGGGGGCCGGCCCGCGGTGACCTCGGTCAAGGGCGTGACGGGCCACTCGCTGGGGGCTTCCGGAGCCGTCGAAGTGGCCGTCGCCGCCCTCACCATGGAGCAGCAACTGATCCCGCCGACCGCGAACCTGGACAGCCAGGACCCTCGGATCGATCTGGACGTTGTCGCCAAGGAGGCCCGCCCTGCCGACGTGGAGGTCGCCGTCAGCAATTCCTTCGGCTTCGGCGGCCAGAACGCCGTGGTGCTGCTGACCCGCCCCTGA
- a CDS encoding diacylglycerol/lipid kinase family protein, producing MSHWARNAVIVANERAGGAVSVPVADVAEACQRLVGEVGVVRTAYPGHARTLAAKAVRDGVDAVVAVGGDGTVGEVAGGIVTAGEGTEVVAARPGLVGPALFCVPAGTGNSFYKEVWHDRPWREALAAAFTGARPRLRRLDLARVAQTRDIVLLGACSGLVAEALETAAGLTRISGRARYQQAVAATLRDFAPHPARVVVDGEVVHDGSVVLAAVGGGRYRGGGFLLLPHSVLDDALLDVCVVTGDLDPLELPGLTREGRHLERPEVLYRRGRRVEIERTDGAPLTFEWDGEVKRGRTRYALDILPAALPVLAPTAESV from the coding sequence ATGAGCCACTGGGCACGCAATGCGGTGATCGTGGCGAACGAACGGGCGGGGGGCGCCGTTTCGGTCCCGGTCGCGGATGTCGCTGAGGCGTGTCAGAGGCTCGTCGGAGAGGTCGGCGTGGTGCGGACCGCGTACCCCGGGCACGCCCGGACACTGGCCGCGAAGGCCGTACGGGACGGTGTGGACGCCGTGGTCGCGGTCGGCGGCGACGGCACCGTCGGCGAAGTGGCGGGCGGCATCGTGACAGCCGGGGAGGGCACGGAGGTCGTGGCGGCCCGGCCGGGGCTCGTCGGCCCGGCCCTGTTCTGCGTTCCGGCCGGCACCGGCAACTCTTTCTACAAAGAGGTCTGGCACGACCGGCCGTGGCGCGAGGCGCTCGCCGCCGCCTTCACGGGAGCGCGTCCGCGGCTTCGGCGGCTGGACCTGGCGCGCGTGGCGCAGACGCGGGACATCGTGCTGCTGGGCGCCTGCTCCGGTCTCGTCGCCGAGGCGCTGGAGACGGCGGCCGGGCTCACCAGGATCAGCGGTCGGGCCCGCTACCAGCAAGCGGTGGCCGCGACCCTGCGCGACTTCGCGCCGCACCCGGCCAGGGTCGTGGTGGACGGCGAGGTGGTCCATGACGGCAGCGTGGTCCTCGCGGCCGTCGGTGGCGGCCGCTACCGGGGCGGCGGATTCCTCCTGCTGCCCCACTCCGTTCTGGACGACGCTCTGCTCGACGTCTGTGTGGTGACCGGCGATCTCGATCCTCTGGAGCTGCCCGGTCTCACCCGGGAGGGACGGCATCTCGAACGGCCCGAGGTGCTGTACCGGCGCGGTCGCCGCGTCGAGATCGAACGCACCGACGGCGCCCCCCTCACCTTCGAGTGGGACGGCGAGGTCAAGCGCGGGCGCACGCGCTACGCGCTCGACATCCTTCCCGCGGCGCTGCCGGTGCTGGCCCCGACCGCCGAGTCCGTATGA
- a CDS encoding acyl carrier protein: MTATTTYDRFVGLLTKGFGVEADEVSPESTFADLELDSLALVELTLAAQEEFGITLTEDELHATSTMTEAAGTLDSKLVAVR, translated from the coding sequence ATGACCGCCACCACCACTTACGACCGCTTCGTGGGCCTGCTGACCAAGGGCTTCGGCGTCGAGGCCGACGAGGTCTCACCGGAGAGCACCTTCGCGGATCTGGAGCTGGACTCACTGGCCCTCGTGGAGCTGACCCTCGCCGCGCAGGAGGAATTCGGCATCACCCTCACCGAAGACGAGCTGCACGCGACGAGCACCATGACGGAGGCGGCGGGGACACTCGACTCCAAGCTGGTGGCGGTCCGATGA
- a CDS encoding type II toxin-antitoxin system RatA family toxin — MRSVDVTIGVPGIAAEAVYDRVAEFARYPELTPVVLSVTVHDLSETEETSAWEVYFRNGILRWTESDHFDRPTLTITFTQLDGDFEVFEGTWRVAAEGSEVRVAFRAAFDFGIPSLAGILEPVAERVFKETIAQVVLGLFPSGAVLGDRALARTVGGAPAASLAPAQSWQAG; from the coding sequence ATGCGCAGCGTTGATGTGACCATCGGCGTCCCCGGTATCGCCGCGGAAGCGGTGTACGACCGGGTCGCGGAATTCGCCCGCTATCCCGAACTCACCCCGGTGGTCCTGTCGGTCACCGTCCACGACCTCAGCGAGACGGAGGAGACCAGCGCCTGGGAGGTGTACTTCCGCAACGGCATCCTGCGCTGGACCGAGTCCGACCACTTCGACCGGCCGACGCTCACCATCACCTTCACCCAACTCGACGGTGACTTCGAGGTGTTCGAAGGCACGTGGCGGGTCGCCGCAGAGGGCAGCGAGGTACGGGTCGCCTTCCGCGCGGCCTTCGACTTCGGCATCCCCAGCCTGGCGGGCATCCTGGAGCCGGTGGCCGAGCGGGTCTTCAAGGAGACCATCGCCCAGGTGGTGCTCGGCCTGTTCCCCTCGGGCGCGGTGCTCGGCGACCGGGCGCTGGCCCGCACCGTGGGCGGCGCTCCGGCCGCGTCGCTTGCTCCCGCCCAGTCGTGGCAGGCCGGCTGA
- a CDS encoding beta-ketoacyl-ACP synthase III, with protein sequence MNAAAAVLCGLGTWLPPQAVTNDDLARELDTSDDWIRSRTGIGTRFVAAPTVATSDLAVEAGRRALKSAGRDAVDGVVLATTTPDHPCPATAPLVAARLGLGTVAAFDVGAVCTGFLYALATGAGLIAAGTVGSVLVIGADTYSRILDPADRSTRAIFGDGAGAVVLRSGGATEPGALGTAVLGSDGTGSELITVRSGGSREPLHTFGTSGTSGADTGTGGPADPYFRMAGKAVFRSAVERMADAALTAARRAGWTTDDIDRLVAHQANLRILHAVADRMRLPRHRCPVHLDQVGNTAAASIPLALAHAVATGTLAPGHRTVLTAFGGGLTWGACTLRWPALTPA encoded by the coding sequence GTGAACGCCGCGGCGGCGGTGCTGTGCGGCCTCGGCACCTGGCTTCCGCCCCAGGCGGTCACCAACGACGACCTGGCCAGGGAACTGGACACGTCCGACGACTGGATCCGCAGCCGTACCGGGATCGGGACCCGCTTCGTCGCCGCCCCGACCGTCGCCACCTCCGATCTCGCGGTGGAGGCGGGCCGGCGGGCGCTGAAATCCGCGGGCCGCGATGCCGTGGACGGGGTGGTCCTTGCCACCACCACCCCGGACCACCCTTGCCCGGCCACCGCCCCGCTGGTGGCGGCCCGGCTGGGCCTCGGCACCGTGGCCGCCTTCGACGTGGGCGCGGTCTGCACCGGATTCCTGTACGCCCTGGCCACCGGTGCCGGGCTGATCGCCGCGGGAACGGTGGGCAGCGTGCTGGTCATCGGCGCGGATACGTACTCCCGCATCCTCGACCCCGCCGACCGCTCCACGCGTGCCATCTTCGGCGACGGCGCCGGAGCGGTGGTGCTGCGGTCCGGTGGCGCGACGGAGCCCGGTGCGCTCGGCACGGCGGTGCTCGGAAGTGACGGCACGGGCAGCGAGCTCATCACCGTCCGCTCGGGAGGCTCCCGCGAGCCGCTGCACACGTTCGGTACGTCGGGTACGTCCGGTGCGGACACCGGCACGGGTGGTCCCGCGGACCCGTACTTCCGGATGGCGGGCAAGGCCGTCTTCCGCAGCGCCGTGGAGCGCATGGCCGATGCCGCGCTGACCGCGGCGCGTCGGGCCGGCTGGACCACGGACGACATCGACCGGCTCGTCGCGCACCAGGCCAACCTACGGATCCTGCACGCGGTGGCGGACCGGATGCGGCTCCCGCGGCACCGCTGCCCGGTCCATCTCGACCAGGTCGGCAACACCGCGGCCGCCTCCATCCCACTGGCCCTCGCGCACGCCGTGGCCACCGGCACGCTGGCCCCCGGTCACCGCACCGTACTCACGGCCTTCGGTGGCGGCCTCACCTGGGGCGCCTGCACCCTCCGTTGGCCGGCCCTCACCCCCGCTTGA
- a CDS encoding aspartate aminotransferase family protein, with product MTTTVTPAQPPGREEIGRLYRTRLSKGRATLGELLGGELEMESQGAWVTTATGRRLLNCGGYGVLLMGARHPVVVAHVTEQLHRNPVATRVLLEPQAALAADALVAKAPAGLDRVHFACSGAEAVETAIKIARTRGKDRLIATHGGYHGKTMGALSLTGKDLFKDPFRPLLPGTCHVPYGDAEALAERLDAASGRACVVIEPVQGEAGVVLPPPGYLRTVQELCRAHDALFVLDEIQTGLGRLGSWWGADEEGLTPDLLLAGKGLGGGIMPVSAVIAAADVFGAFDRDPYLHTSTFSGMPLAMAAVRGALRAIEEEDLVTRARELGRVLLAGIDRIARECFGDLVREVRGRGLLIGVEFAEPGPAGDLLVELIRQGVVANHSLNSHLVLRFTPPAVLGPSEVQFLLAAFERACRVQAARYVPDIQTHEGGVAHAQR from the coding sequence ATGACCACGACCGTCACGCCCGCGCAGCCGCCGGGCCGCGAAGAGATCGGCCGGCTGTACCGGACCCGCCTGAGCAAGGGCCGCGCCACCCTCGGCGAACTCCTCGGCGGCGAGCTGGAGATGGAGTCGCAGGGCGCCTGGGTGACCACCGCGACCGGACGGCGGCTGCTCAACTGCGGCGGCTACGGCGTCCTCCTGATGGGCGCCCGGCACCCCGTCGTCGTAGCCCATGTCACCGAGCAGCTGCACCGCAACCCGGTGGCCACCCGCGTCCTTCTCGAACCCCAGGCGGCGCTGGCCGCCGACGCGCTGGTGGCCAAGGCGCCGGCGGGTCTCGACCGGGTGCACTTCGCGTGCTCCGGCGCGGAGGCCGTGGAGACCGCCATCAAGATCGCCCGCACCCGGGGCAAGGACCGGCTCATCGCCACGCACGGCGGCTACCACGGCAAGACCATGGGCGCGCTCAGCCTCACCGGCAAGGACCTGTTCAAGGACCCGTTCCGCCCCCTGCTCCCCGGCACCTGCCATGTACCGTACGGCGACGCCGAAGCGCTGGCCGAGCGGCTCGATGCGGCATCCGGCCGCGCCTGCGTGGTGATCGAGCCGGTCCAGGGCGAGGCGGGCGTGGTGCTGCCGCCACCCGGCTATCTGCGCACGGTCCAGGAGCTGTGCCGCGCCCATGACGCGCTCTTCGTCCTGGACGAGATCCAGACCGGACTCGGCCGTCTCGGCTCCTGGTGGGGAGCGGACGAGGAAGGGCTCACCCCGGACCTGCTGCTGGCCGGCAAGGGTCTTGGCGGCGGCATCATGCCTGTCTCTGCGGTCATCGCGGCGGCGGACGTGTTCGGCGCCTTCGACCGGGACCCGTATCTGCACACCTCCACCTTCTCCGGCATGCCGCTGGCGATGGCCGCCGTGCGTGGCGCGCTGCGGGCCATCGAAGAGGAGGACCTGGTGACCCGCGCCCGCGAGCTGGGCCGCGTACTCCTGGCCGGGATCGACCGGATCGCGCGGGAGTGCTTCGGCGATCTCGTACGGGAGGTGCGCGGCCGGGGGCTGCTCATCGGCGTCGAGTTCGCCGAGCCGGGTCCGGCCGGCGACCTGCTGGTCGAGCTGATCCGGCAGGGCGTGGTGGCGAACCATTCGCTCAACTCCCACCTGGTGCTGCGCTTCACCCCGCCCGCCGTCCTCGGCCCGTCGGAGGTGCAGTTCCTCCTCGCGGCGTTCGAACGTGCCTGCCGCGTGCAGGCAGCCCGCTATGTCCCCGACATCCAGACTCACGAAGGTGGCGTCGCCCATGCGCAGCGTTGA
- a CDS encoding ferritin-like domain-containing protein, translating to MSDSAHIPNTDTGAAWSFPMQGRNTFTWEYDTDRERLLSLYQKGKDKQWDSTKRIDWSLDVDPCDVLGTPENALALYGSRQYSRLNGREKQELRRHMAAWEFSQFLHGEQGAMICSARIVESVPDIDSKFYAATQVMDEARHAELFTRFVRDKIGMSYPISPHLKSLLGEALNDSRWDMPYLGMQVLIEGLALAAFGILRDRTDKPLPKQILSYIMQDEARHVAFGRIALRDYYKELTSKEIAEREDFIVEGCYLMRDRLRMQEVWETLGFDMKECMEYMNRGPRMRAFRSRLFTRIVPCVKDIGLWGPRVQQAYADMGVLDMADRDLLKLMAADEAQAEALDAERHELKARQGEVHRAIAEGRLTAAGDDG from the coding sequence ATGAGTGATAGCGCCCATATCCCGAACACCGACACCGGCGCCGCCTGGTCGTTTCCGATGCAGGGGCGAAACACCTTCACCTGGGAGTACGACACGGATCGAGAGCGGCTGCTGAGCCTCTATCAGAAGGGCAAGGACAAGCAGTGGGACAGCACGAAGCGGATCGACTGGTCCCTGGACGTGGACCCCTGTGATGTCCTCGGCACTCCGGAGAACGCCCTCGCGCTGTACGGCTCCCGGCAGTACTCCCGCCTGAACGGGCGGGAGAAGCAGGAGCTGCGAAGGCACATGGCAGCCTGGGAGTTCAGTCAGTTCCTGCACGGGGAGCAGGGCGCCATGATCTGCTCCGCCCGGATCGTCGAGTCGGTGCCGGACATCGACTCCAAGTTCTATGCCGCGACCCAGGTCATGGACGAGGCGCGGCACGCGGAGCTGTTCACGCGCTTTGTGCGCGACAAGATCGGCATGAGCTATCCGATCAGCCCGCATCTGAAGTCCCTGCTGGGCGAGGCTTTGAACGACTCCCGCTGGGACATGCCGTATCTGGGAATGCAGGTGCTCATCGAGGGCCTGGCCCTCGCGGCCTTCGGCATCCTGCGCGACCGTACGGACAAGCCGCTGCCCAAGCAGATTCTCTCCTACATCATGCAGGACGAGGCCCGGCACGTGGCCTTCGGGCGCATCGCGCTGCGGGACTACTACAAGGAGCTGACCAGCAAGGAGATCGCGGAACGCGAGGACTTCATCGTCGAGGGCTGCTATCTGATGCGCGATCGGCTGCGGATGCAGGAGGTGTGGGAGACGCTCGGCTTCGACATGAAGGAATGCATGGAGTACATGAACCGGGGCCCGCGCATGCGTGCCTTCCGGTCACGGCTCTTCACCCGGATCGTGCCCTGCGTCAAGGACATCGGGCTGTGGGGGCCCAGGGTCCAGCAGGCATACGCGGACATGGGCGTGCTGGACATGGCGGACCGCGACCTGCTGAAGCTCATGGCGGCGGACGAGGCCCAGGCGGAGGCGCTGGACGCGGAGCGACACGAGCTCAAGGCGCGGCAGGGCGAGGTCCACCGCGCGATTGCGGAGGGGCGGCTCACCGCCGCCGGCGACGACGGCTGA
- a CDS encoding acyl-CoA dehydrogenase family protein — MRSMNTARRTCEEFLPGLLAALDEIPLTDLERPGSPAIGLFRAHGGPGLVIPRTYSGSGATPLQAVDVTRALAAVAPSLAVATTMHHFSVATLFALADSPQSDGVEWALLEGIVEQRLLVASGFAEGRPGRGILSPTVLARPDGKGYRISGSKKPCSLSRSMDLLTASAALPNADGTSDLAVVLVPRQAEGLTVEPFWSSWALAGAESDEVRLHEVFVDEQQLMRTETGAAGELDELQTIGLIWFELLITASYAGMAGALVERVLTSGRGTNTERAELLTRCETATLLTEGTARMIEDKAVGDEGLARALVARYAAQDLIREVVARAVELLGGMAFIGSPDIATLAAASHGLSFHPPSRSSFADPWLEHAAGHPLRLA; from the coding sequence ATGCGCTCGATGAACACCGCTCGCCGCACCTGCGAGGAGTTCCTGCCCGGCCTGCTGGCCGCACTCGACGAAATTCCGCTGACCGATCTGGAGCGGCCGGGCAGCCCGGCCATCGGCCTCTTTCGCGCGCACGGCGGTCCAGGTCTCGTCATTCCCCGGACCTACTCGGGAAGCGGCGCCACGCCGCTGCAGGCCGTGGACGTCACCAGGGCGCTGGCCGCCGTCGCCCCGTCCCTCGCGGTGGCCACCACCATGCACCACTTCTCCGTGGCCACCCTGTTCGCGCTCGCCGACAGCCCGCAGAGCGACGGCGTCGAGTGGGCGCTGCTGGAAGGGATCGTCGAACAAAGGCTCCTGGTCGCCTCGGGATTCGCCGAGGGACGCCCCGGCCGAGGCATCCTCAGCCCCACGGTCCTGGCACGGCCGGACGGAAAGGGCTACCGCATCAGCGGGTCGAAGAAGCCCTGCAGCCTCTCCCGCTCCATGGACCTGCTCACCGCGAGCGCCGCGCTGCCGAACGCGGACGGCACCAGCGACTTGGCGGTGGTGCTCGTACCGCGGCAGGCGGAGGGGCTGACCGTGGAGCCGTTCTGGTCGAGCTGGGCACTGGCCGGCGCGGAGAGCGACGAGGTGCGGTTGCACGAAGTCTTCGTCGACGAGCAGCAGTTGATGCGCACCGAGACCGGCGCGGCGGGCGAGCTGGACGAGCTCCAGACCATCGGCCTCATCTGGTTCGAACTGCTCATCACCGCCTCTTACGCCGGAATGGCCGGCGCCCTGGTCGAACGCGTCCTGACCAGCGGCCGCGGCACGAACACCGAACGGGCCGAGCTGCTCACCCGCTGCGAGACGGCGACGCTGCTCACCGAGGGCACCGCCCGCATGATCGAGGACAAGGCGGTGGGCGACGAGGGACTCGCCCGGGCCCTGGTCGCGCGCTACGCCGCGCAGGACCTGATCCGTGAGGTCGTGGCCCGCGCCGTGGAGCTGCTCGGCGGGATGGCCTTCATCGGCTCGCCCGACATCGCCACCCTGGCGGCCGCCTCGCACGGCCTGTCCTTCCACCCGCCGTCCCGCTCCAGCTTCGCCGACCCCTGGCTCGAGCACGCCGCCGGCCATCCACTACGACTGGCATGA
- a CDS encoding flavin reductase family protein, protein MAVATRRSSATARAAGDTAVLTAMRHFVTGVTVLICGVGEAAEGVTVSTFSTVPGDPPMACVALRRGSRGLRALANSPVFVANALAATQEPLARHFARRGRPRGLGQLPPDAWLGDPGDDVPRLSGAVAWLECRPKLTIPLSDHELVVAQVVSAVHTGATPLVNFAYDLHPGPVAPSAPGTSTPVPRQTERDSS, encoded by the coding sequence ATGGCCGTAGCCACCCGACGCTCCTCCGCGACGGCCCGCGCGGCCGGCGACACCGCCGTCCTCACCGCGATGCGCCACTTCGTCACCGGCGTGACGGTCCTCATCTGCGGGGTGGGGGAGGCGGCCGAGGGGGTCACGGTCAGCACGTTCAGCACCGTCCCCGGCGACCCCCCGATGGCCTGTGTGGCGCTGCGCCGCGGCAGCCGGGGACTGCGCGCCCTGGCCAACAGCCCGGTATTCGTCGCCAATGCGCTGGCGGCGACGCAGGAGCCCCTCGCCCGGCACTTCGCCCGCCGCGGCCGGCCCCGCGGCCTGGGCCAACTGCCGCCGGACGCCTGGCTCGGCGACCCGGGCGACGACGTGCCCCGGCTCAGCGGAGCGGTGGCGTGGCTGGAGTGCCGGCCGAAGCTCACCATCCCGCTCAGCGACCACGAACTGGTGGTCGCCCAGGTCGTATCGGCGGTCCACACCGGAGCCACCCCGCTCGTCAACTTCGCCTACGACCTGCACCCCGGCCCCGTAGCCCCCTCCGCCCCCGGAACCTCCACCCCTGTCCCGCGACAGACCGAAAGGGATTCCTCATGA
- a CDS encoding VlmB-like protein, with translation MTPPTTTPTTPPTTTPTTPPTTTPTTPPTTAPAPAPGTVPAAIPSEADWNTAPSLLDGAERLELTPAVCNLRYWLSAVPHGTLRGNVSGHDANVRPLAAVSAAGPLNSALTQELAYRSIAEEKATRAIGYLTALAPDTDSMEFYATQLLDEARHAMVFRSHLLDLGVSRAELRATVARLAAADEEQILAPLEDFGLRVLRDERDFIGGVLVLTVLVEGVLAPAAELSERKWRIFDPAAADIERGAGIDEIRHLTVGSTIVRDHLRAHPHDKARLLELIQEGYALWDKLPTTEMLARREELFQQGIERHADLLGDYEIWPGRRLADTTARERLETAHAWAAHLQRTRLAHMGLQEAI, from the coding sequence ATGACGCCACCGACCACGACACCGACCACGCCACCGACCACGACACCGACCACGCCACCGACCACGACACCGACCACGCCACCGACCACGGCACCGGCACCGGCACCGGGGACCGTACCGGCGGCCATCCCCTCCGAGGCCGACTGGAACACGGCTCCCTCGCTCCTGGACGGCGCGGAACGCCTCGAACTCACCCCGGCCGTCTGCAACTTGCGGTACTGGCTCAGCGCCGTGCCGCACGGCACCTTGCGCGGCAACGTCTCGGGCCACGACGCGAACGTACGGCCACTGGCCGCGGTCAGTGCGGCAGGACCGCTCAACAGCGCACTCACCCAGGAGCTCGCCTACCGCTCCATCGCAGAGGAGAAGGCCACCCGGGCCATCGGCTATCTGACGGCGCTCGCGCCCGACACCGACAGCATGGAGTTCTACGCCACCCAGCTGCTCGACGAGGCCCGGCACGCCATGGTCTTCCGCAGCCACCTGCTCGACCTCGGCGTGTCCCGTGCGGAGCTGCGGGCCACCGTGGCCCGCCTCGCGGCCGCCGACGAGGAGCAGATCCTCGCCCCCCTGGAGGACTTCGGGCTGCGTGTACTGCGCGACGAGCGCGACTTCATCGGCGGCGTACTGGTCCTGACGGTCCTGGTCGAGGGCGTGCTGGCGCCGGCCGCCGAGCTCAGCGAGCGCAAGTGGCGGATCTTCGACCCGGCGGCAGCCGACATCGAGCGGGGCGCAGGCATCGACGAGATCAGGCATCTCACGGTCGGCAGCACCATCGTCCGCGACCACCTCCGCGCACACCCGCACGACAAGGCGCGGCTCCTGGAGTTGATCCAGGAGGGCTACGCCCTGTGGGACAAGCTGCCGACCACCGAGATGCTGGCGCGCCGCGAGGAGCTCTTCCAGCAGGGCATCGAGCGGCACGCCGACCTCCTGGGCGACTACGAGATCTGGCCCGGCCGCCGCCTGGCGGACACCACCGCGCGCGAACGCCTCGAAACCGCCCACGCATGGGCCGCGCACCTGCAGCGGACGCGGCTGGCCCACATGGGTCTCCAGGAGGCGATATGA